One bacterium genomic window, CGCCTCTTCCCCGGCCCCGGAAGCCGCTTGAGAATCGAAGGGAGTGAGTAGAACTGGCGGTAGATTCCAAGATACCCTTCCTGGAGCTGCTCAGGAGTCATATTCCGAGGACGAAAAACCACTTTCGACGTGTTGTAATGCGTCGGCTCATTGTCAAGCATCCTCCCTTCCTCGACCAACCGCTGATGCAACCGCGTCCCGGGATAGGGCGTCAGTATATGACCGGTCATTGTCTCGACCTTATTCCTGACCAGCCAGTCAAGGGTTTGTGGAAAAACTTCCGGATGGTCTTCATCAAAGCCAAACACCATGCTGGCGTTGACCATGATATCGCGGTCGTGCAGGGTCTGGATCAACCCCTCAAATCTCTCCACCTTGTTCTGAGATTTGTTGACTCCGGCGACAGATGCGCCGTTGATCGATTCAAACCCGATGAAAAGGGAGCGACACCCCGACTCGGCCATCTCGTCTATGAGATCCGTGTGGTTCATGATATTGGTCGAGACAGCCGCATGCCAGGTGAGATTCATTGACTTTGCCGCCCGAACGAAGTTTCGCGCCCACTGCAAATTACCGATGAAATTGTCATCAATGAACATCACCTGTCGAGTCGGTAACTTTCGAATTTCAGCCAGTACCTCAGCAAGGGGCCGGTTTCGATAGCAGTTATGCACGTAGTCACAGCTATTGTAGCAAAAATCGCACTCGAAAGGACAGCCGCGGCTCGCACAAACTATACATGAATAGAGATACCGATCGCGCTGGATCAGGTGCCAGGCAGGCATCGGCGTTTTCGAAGGATCCGCTGGATGATCACTGAAATACTTCGCTCTCAATCTACCCGCGGCCGCGTCATTGACGATTGTCGCCCAGAGATCCTCTGCCTCACCAATACAGACTGCATCCGCATGGACAGAAGCTTCATCGGGACATGCGCTGGCGTGGATTCCACCCAGGACAACCGGAATGCCGCGACTGCGATAATGGTCAGCCAGACTGTACGCTCTCCCGGAAGTATCGATATTGACGGAGATGCCAACCAGAGACGGCGAGTCATCCAGATCCAAGTTTCCAGCGTTCTCATCCTCGATCGTGACACGATGTTCACTCGGAGTGAGAGATGCCAGCACCAACAGAGAAATCGAAGGGGAAAGCAGACGTTTGTATTCAGAATCCATCGGCCGCAGACTCATCCGCGGCGATATCAGTTTGATCCACACTTTGGCTCCCTGGCGGTAGATGATTTTCTCATTCTACCGCTAAGGTGATGGATTGTTCCTCAAAAGTGGATTGAACAGGAGATTAGCACATCGCTCACTCTTCGAGCGAAAGAGTGATCCTGGCGCGGTCTGGCTTGAGCTGCCTCGTCTTCACCCCTGACAGCTGGAAGATCTTCTGGGCGGCAATGAACTTCTCGTCATGGGCGTATTTGTCCGACAGATAGACTACTTCCCTGATCCCGACCTGGATGATCAGTTTGGCGCACTCGTTGCACGGGTAGAGCGACACATACATGATCGCGCCATCCATATCCGGCTTGTTCGAGGCATTGGTGATCGCGTTCATCTCGGCGTGGCAAACATAGGCGTATTTGGTGTCGAGAAACTTCCCTTCCCGCGCCCAGGGGAGTTCA contains:
- a CDS encoding dCMP deaminase family protein — translated: MTNKRTDYLSWDDYFMAVAQLSALRSKDPGTQVGACIVNKNKRIIGIGYNGFPVGCSDDELPWAREGKFLDTKYAYVCHAEMNAITNASNKPDMDGAIMYVSLYPCNECAKLIIQVGIREVVYLSDKYAHDEKFIAAQKIFQLSGVKTRQLKPDRARITLSLEE
- a CDS encoding B12-binding domain-containing radical SAM protein encodes the protein MWIKLISPRMSLRPMDSEYKRLLSPSISLLVLASLTPSEHRVTIEDENAGNLDLDDSPSLVGISVNIDTSGRAYSLADHYRSRGIPVVLGGIHASACPDEASVHADAVCIGEAEDLWATIVNDAAAGRLRAKYFSDHPADPSKTPMPAWHLIQRDRYLYSCIVCASRGCPFECDFCYNSCDYVHNCYRNRPLAEVLAEIRKLPTRQVMFIDDNFIGNLQWARNFVRAAKSMNLTWHAAVSTNIMNHTDLIDEMAESGCRSLFIGFESINGASVAGVNKSQNKVERFEGLIQTLHDRDIMVNASMVFGFDEDHPEVFPQTLDWLVRNKVETMTGHILTPYPGTRLHQRLVEEGRMLDNEPTHYNTSKVVFRPRNMTPEQLQEGYLGIYRQFYSLPSILKRLPGPGKRRIPYLLFNLGYRRFGKVTSLVARLGLMGACGRLARRLSYGIQ